The genomic window TACATGATGATATAATTAATCCACCTACAGTTTTTCCAACAAATCCTGGATCGACTCCACCTGTCGTCACTCTCCTGCCAGATACTCCAACACCAACAATAGTCACTGTCCCTGCTACCAATCCAGTCACTGTAACACCTACCAATCCTGTATCCACTCCATTACCTTTCCCCAACACCACACCTGTCAATGTCCCCCCTACAAACCCTTCTGTCAATCCACCACCACCAATTACCAATCCAGTCACAACACCAGCACCTATTACAGTTCCAGGTGCACAACCTGTAAGTCCTGTGACAACATATCCAGCCCCAGCAGGCAATGTTCCAGTCACAGCACCAGTGACAAATCCTGTGGCACCTCCTGCTACGACAAATGCTCCAGCAATTCCAGGACAGAGCTGGTGTGTTGCAAGGTCCGGAGTGATGGACACAGCACTTCAGTCAGCGTTAGATTATGCATGTGGAATGGGAGGTGCTGATTGTTCACAGATCCAGCAGGGTGGGAATTGTTACAATCCAAACTCTCTTCAAAACCATGCCTCGTATGCATTCAACAGCTATTATCAGAAGAATCCTGTGGCAACTAGCTGTGATTTCGGAGGGACTGCCACTACAGTTAATGTGAATCCAAGTAAGAATCTAATTGACCCACACACGTGGAATTGTGCTTAAAATTAATGCTCTGAATATTCAAAACTATTTCTCAGACTTGCATAACATTGAAACAGGCACTGGTTCCTGCATTTAtccgtcatcatcatcatcatcatcatcatccactCCGTCATTGCCAGCGACCACAACTTCACCTGCAAATCCAGCGACAACTTCACCTGCAAATCCAGCGACAACATCACCTGCAAATCCAACAACATCCCCACCGGCGATCGGTGTGCCAGGGTAATTCTTCAGTCTTCCATGACTTTGTAACTCTTCAGTATAAGTtcaataacccaaaaactaacaCTCTGATTTCTGCAGCGCCCCCCCATCAGTTTTGAACTCATCAACCAACCCTGCCTCAAGTTTCGGTTTCAATACTCCTCCTGCTCTCAACTCTTCAGCATCCAAGTCAGCTACTTTGCAGCCATTTATTGGTTGTGCCATTTTGGTAACATCATTTGTTGCCAGAACAATCATTCTAGACAACTAGAATAAAGATTTTCTTTATGCTCGCCAATGGATTGGAAGCTCATGCTTCCGAATTCCAGCAGTTTCAAAGTTCTGTACAGATGAATCATCTTTGATAGTAAAGAAACTGGAGGCAAGTTCCACAAGAATGAATTACAACACCAAGATCCTGACAAACATTTTCTGGCCAGCCGGAGGTTGCGCAGAATGTAAAGACTTTTACTGCTGAAGGTACAAATCAATTTCTACATGTTTAATATTAGGCTGCTAGTAGTGAAGGGTAATGAGGTTGGATAGTAGTTGTTCAATACCAATTTTGTTCCTGTATATTTTCACAACGTAGTTTGGAGATTCTGATTAATCTAGTTAAATAATTCACAAAGAGGATCGCTTATTTTAGCAAACTCTATATCTGTTTAGATGTCAAAATCACCCAGTGACTTCATTGACAAACACCAAATTTAAACATGCTAACATATTTGTTTAGATGCTCTAATCATTTAATTTCCATTCCagagagaaaaaatgatgtCCATGTTTCCTGGACAAAACTACAAAGGTGAACCCTACCAGAATCTGAATCATGCTAGGAGATGGATGCAGGTTTTGTAATAGCATCTCCTAACGGCTAACATGTTTAGTGAAAACCATACGATGAAACCCTATCGCATTGGATGCCAATTTTATTAGCGAATCATTGAGTTTAAATATGTACTGTTTCACCAAACATTTGACTTCAGCGTGGGCACAGCGTCGGCAAGCTGTTGGTAGCATAATCTCTCCGGTCCCCGCCATATTAACAATGTCCCAGTCCACTACAACCGCAAGAGAACcctagaaaaaaattgatagcaGAGTTTGCACATCGCAGGTCATTATCATGCCATCCAGCTAGTAAAATCAACAGCATAGAAgacttcatctttttttaagtgATGGGTTCAGGTATGGAAGCCAAATGGCTGTACAAAGATTTAAAACGTACAAGATTACTAGAGAAATATAGTTCTAGCGAGAACAGAAAGGCTATTTCTACAATCTAAATGGCTTCTAAAGCTCCCCGAAACTTGTGATAACAAGACATGTACATCAATCAACCCTCTTATTTCATCGCTTGGAGAAAACAACCAAGATCAACATTGACATGGAAACTACAACCTTGAAGCTAGATGTCTCCCAGAAATTTTGCTTATCATTATTTGCTTCAGATATAGCCTGCTTCTTAGCTGCTAACTGGTCTCGGAGTTCTTTAATAGCTTTATCCCTTCGCTCTCCCATCTGTATGATGAATAGAAACAATCAATTAATAGTACATGAAATTGCAATCTGGCAGCGAAAATAACTTCAGCTAGTTGGAAGAGCATGGCCACCAAAAAACAACAGAAGAAAAGGGACGCATCTAACATCAACACAAATTTTGTGCTTTTGTGCTAGAATTGAAGAGCACAAAAACAACCACCCAGAAATATAATCCTGTGGGCCATTCAATTGATTAGAACCTAAATGACTCAACATGCCACAATTCAGCTAATTGCACAACACAAGGGACTGATGTGGTCTACCGTTCACCTAGTTGATGAAAAAGCTAGATATTGCTGAGAGGCATCTGAACGATTTTCAAGCATGACTCATCTGCTATGCAAAATGTTAAGGTAAAGCTGACAGTGCACAGGAGGAAGTCTTATTCACCGCAGTCAATGCAGCCATGATCctgtttggaaaaaaagagtAGATGACAAAAAACATTACCCTCTGGAGCTTCCGTGTCTGAGCACGAGCTTCCTGAAGACAGAATTCCAACTTCAACACCCTCTTCTTCAATTCCTGATCAGCTCGTCGCTGTTTCTCTAACTGCCAACAAACAGGCTAGATCTCATAAATCACAAAGTCCAAGGACCTTAAATGAAAATAGACTTTAAATGGTAATAGAGGGGACTAAAGATGGATGCACCTGTGATTCTAATTCCTTGGTTTTAAGCTTCCAGTGAGCAGACATAACTCTTATTTCATctttcagtttggttatttcTTCATCCTTAACAACCAAAAGTTTATTCATCTTCTCAAAGTTTTTAGGAGAAACTTCATCTAATAATTTCCTCAGTTCACAATCTTTACTGTCTCCTGCCTGGGAAATGGCTTTCATAATATCATGCTCAATTCTCGTAACTTCATCTTTCAGTTGCTTTTGGGAAGATTCCCTAGCTTGAAGATCCTTCTGCAAGTTATCTAGTTGCTCTCCTAGCCTAGTTACACGCTCTTCATGCTCTTTTAACGAGCTATTCTTTGCATCCAATTCTTTTATAAGTGCTAAACATTGAAGCTGTGCTGACTGAGCTGAGGCAGCACTTGCATCCGCAGTTGCTTGGGTGGCTGCAAGTTGTGATCTGAGACGATCCAACTCCGTGAGGTACTgtgaccaattaaaaaaattgaaagtcaGAAAAACTGATGTTGCAATGAGCAAGAAGCTtgcaaatgataaaatttaaagtggGAAGTGTTCATAATCAAGAGATGGTTATGTTGCAACTCATACAGTTACAGAACTTCCAACGAGAAATCTCCTCGTTAAATGTTCTTTAAAATTCATCCAAATATCAAGGAGACATGTATGCTAGTTCTACGATACATGAAATTTCTAACGTGATACCATGTTGTAGAATTTAAAAGAAGGTTGTCTTGAGCAAGAAGCAcatagtttttcctctcttttttaatgTACTCCAATTCCTCAATGATTCATCCAGTCAGAAACAAATCGATTCCTGTGAGTGTGTTTTCTGAAAAGTGGCATACTATGTTGTTCACTTAGTGAGCACCATTAAATAAATGCATGCAAGGTAACCACATAGAAGAAATTAATAATGGTTGCTTAAAGATTGACTTATTACAAGATGATGGATGCTTAGAAATGGTATCAGATATAGAAACTTCAACTGTCTCCTATAAGTCTTCAATTAAAGTGGAAGGATCTAAAGAATGTTATGCTTCTAGATGACACCTTGAATATGCACGAAAGGCTATCTCATCCTCCTTTTCCCACAGTGGTGGTGGGGGTGAGGgccaaaaagaagagaaaagactAGCTCAAGCTTGATTGGTTTGTACTGAGATCTTACCACTCGTCTCTCAAAGTTTCACTGTAATGGTGTTGATGTGCAGGGGATCCCAAATCTCAATATTACTTGGTATGAAGTCATCACCATTTTGCATGGACATTCAATTgggatttatttgaaataaatcacCAAAATAATTGAGGCAGGTATAATTAAGAGAAACCATAACCTCGATCTAGGGATAATTTAATGATTACAAGAGTGACCATCACCTTCATATTTGCTAATGAgatatttcatttattgttcAACTATACTcccaataattaaatatgaaatcttcatgttttctttaaatttcattgTCAATTAAAGTTTCTTATGCAGCGATCAATGCACAGCCCAAAGAAAGTGGTAGCTAAACTAAATGATAATTTGAACACTAACAAAACTAAGCACTTTGTCTTTAGACCATCCTAAAGATATTGCAGGAACTGTTTAGACCACCTTTCTAATACAACCCATAATTGTGCAAAGTAAAAACCTAAGACGTCGAGTGGGCGGCAACAACAAAAGAGAAGGATATCTTAAAGCATTCAAGCTAATAAATAACAATGGGGGGGCAACAATGTAAAATCAGAACACCCTGGCGACCTTTCCTCCTAAAGGCTCCACCcgaaaaacaaatagaaaaagcCAAAAGGTCAGGAGGCATCCAAAAGGATGAAGATCTGATATGTGGGTTACGTGTTAAGATGcacagaaaaaaacacaaagcacAGCCCTAGATAAACTTAGTCCGTATAACAAATAACTCGAACATCATTAGCAATCATGTTTGAATTTCAAATCATCAAACAAAAAGCAGAACTACACAAAAGTCAAAGGCCAGTAAAAGGTAAAGTCCAAAGGAGGGACATTGAGTGGGACCTTATCAGCAGTAGAAGCTGAAGCCAGAAGCTGGCCATTTCTCTCTTCCATTCTCTCCTGCAATCTGCTAATCTCCTCTTCCAtgatttttgctttattttctgCTTCCTGTAAAAAACCAAGACACAAACAAGCACCGTCTCCTGTGAAGAACCCAGAAACACACATACACTGACTAATTAACTCGAAGAATAAATAAAACCCTCATGACCCCacaaccaaaaagaaagaaaatctaaagAGCTCGAAAACCATACAAAAAGAAGCCAAACCCAGAAATCACCAACCTGTCTAGTTTCTGTTTCTTTAGCAAATGATTGCTCTTGAGATGCAAGGCGGTTACGCACTCCCTTTAACTCAGCAGCCAAAGAAACAACATTTTTCCTAAAACTTAGCTTCTTCTCATTTAAATCCTTCAATAAGGGATCAATCTCTCTAACAGGAGTTGATGTCGACGATGATCTCTCCAAAACTGACATTAGTACTTGATGGATTTGATCAAACAGCAACTACACTGAATCTTTCCTCAGAGATCTATTACATATAACACATGCATGCACTGGATCAAAATCTTGCTTTctaaaaaggaccaaaaaaaataatctagactttatgatttgttCTATGCAGTGCTTGCAGTGGCTATGGCCTTTGGTGTCTGCATGTGAAAACATTTATTTTCAAGGGTACCCCATAAGtccaaattcataaataaccaCTGGATCCCACCTTAAATACACTGCCCAAATCTagtccaagaaaaataaaaaattaaaataaaacttcttttattttaatttattttccatggcACAAAATAATGCGTATCCTCGCAAACAAACTTATaatggggagagagagagaaccacGGAAGGGGGGTCACTTtcaactaataaataaatatagagaGAGGGAAACAAGGAATAATCAAAGGAGGGTATGCTACTATGCTTAAATCAccaaaaagattcaaactttgaGCTAGATTCAAACATTTAAACAAGAGTAAAACAGTaaaattttctaggaaaattTCACACACCAAGAACACAGCAAGGAGCCCGACAGTGAACACACACACCAAGAACACAGCAAGGAGCCCGACAGTGAAAACTCAGAAGGCTCTCTGCATAAAGAGAACTTTATTTCAAAATGCTAATCTTTGATCACAAAAACATGTTTACTTGGcaaaagcaaacaaaagaaaggaaaccaACTGgcagaaaaagaaagggagagagGATACAAAACAAATTGGCATGGAAAATGTTTTGGCAAGCTTTAGTTTTTGGTATTGCCATGTATGGATGGATGATCTAACGGTGGAGGTTTGGTGTCGAGTAAGATCACACGGAGGGAATGAATatagggtttttatttatttgtcatttagtgcaaattgagaaataaaatccaataagatcaaagctgttttttttttaatctataaaataaaataaaaatatcggGAACAGAGACAAGGAAGAGAGCGTGTGACAGAGGATTTAGGTTCGGAGTGAGTCCGAGCCTAGAGTTGGTGGAATGACAAAATCGGAAGCTAAActagtgtttttcattttacttttgaTTCCCTCGTTTGACTTCGAGCGCGGCAAATCCAAATTTTTTGACTGTACCGTTGTGATTGTGGCACGTGGGTGTGTTGGAGCCGTAGGATTTGATATCGCCCCAATGTTTTATTGATGGGCCTTGAATCATGATTCTTAAAACCCACATGTTGTGGTGGACTGAAAGGATCGTTATTAATTTCGGATCCGGTTGGTGAATCAACTCGAACTCAGTGCTTGTGACTGGGAACGAGTTCTAAAAAATAAGAGTGAAATTTAAGACTAAGTAAGTCAACTGTGTTAAAatctgatttaatttaaaaaaaattaaaaataatataatttaagaaatatcaATTTACACATCTCATTTTAATAAACACAAGTCAACTAATGATAATCCATCTAATtcataatttagattttaaattcatgatatttttttatgttttgagatGGCtctaagtttattaaaaaatatttttaaaaatgaaattattgttttttcaattaaacattatttttgctAAATCACCAAACATATACTTATTCTATGATATTCTTCACTTTTCTCAAGTGTTTTGGTAGCGTTGTGGTTGGAAGTAGGGTGAAAGAACAATTCGATCGAAAAGATAAATGATAAATAGTAAGTGTAAAACTGGATGATGGAAAACTGCAGAAATTTTGGATACTACTGAAGACTTTTTTTTCAACAGTTTGTCTTAGCAGCTGGGTCATGGgtgctcttaaaaaaaaattaaaatatttttttgttttaaattaatttttttatttttttagattgttttaatgtgttgatatcaaaataaatttttaaaaataaaaaaatattattatgatttatttttaaacaaaaaaatactttgaaaaacaatccactactagaaaattaattgaTGAATACAAACgaaaataccgagggaatatttttattggtaaatttcggatggattttaccgacggggatattttcttggtatataccaagagaattacagtgggaaaaaataatttaaaaaaaacaaaaaaaaacaatgacgtgtcatttataccattccgtcggtaaaatcattGATAAATTGTGAACATTGTTCACCATATCAATTACAAGGGAAATCACTAACggaaaattctgtcggtattttctAGATAGCTCTTGAACTGCTTACTTCCCAATTGcacttttaattattgttctttacaaacaaaatcaccaatggattgaaaagtcattCGTATTATTTGAcgattttctgaaaatttttgattaaattaaaattttaaattaaatattatagacggaatcaccgacggatggaaaagtcgtcggtgatatttgacggtttctaaaaaattttattgaattgaaattttaaattaaatattacagacggaatgattcaaaatattaatacttCATTATCCGTTGATAAAACGCCTCGGTAAAAAGTCTGGAGTCCTGATTTCACAACAGACCgggctcctttttttttcttttgcttattcttcttcttcttcttcttccccaaatgtaaaaaaacattaatatccatttctttctcctcaactccttctcttctcctctatgttcaggtatgtattcttctcattttttctttttttttcttagttttttttaattaatatgcttaataaatttgttttttccctccttttagcttcacttgcaactatattaaggttagatttttttttttcatgttttttcactatatttgtttttttattttatttttaatttttttgtttggaataattatatgaatattgttgtaggattttttttcatacaagatcaatttttagtagatttatttataggatttttaatttttagcaatcacaactttttttttcatatgaatttttttaattgaatttattttttcttgttatttatttattataaatttatttgagttgattttattctttttctggTTAAGTGTGGAAGTGTATAATATTATGACAGTGATATCACTGTCATATacattatcatatatttttattcttttttctggtTAAGTgtggaagatatatatatatatatatatatatatatatatcactgtcataataaatgataatgaaaatatatgataatGTATATGATAGTGATATCACTGTCATAATATTAGACACTTCCACActtaaccagaaaaaaaaaagatatctatATGAGATCATGAgtgttaatataaataaaaaagaaattttttttttgtttaagataaaaatatacaaaaattattttttaaataattttaaagttaatttatatcattttaaggTAGTATTTGACATTatgataaagttttttttcaaaatttttttgtttaaaaatatatcaaaaatatttttaatataaacacatcaaaacaattcaaaaaaataacaaataattttttaaaaataactataaaaacaaaatatgaataacaagtaaataattgaaaaacaaaataacaccGTGGtagttattgaaaaaca from Populus trichocarpa isolate Nisqually-1 chromosome 5, P.trichocarpa_v4.1, whole genome shotgun sequence includes these protein-coding regions:
- the LOC18098463 gene encoding glucan endo-1,3-beta-glucosidase 12 isoform X1 — its product is MMAKVASKGLFLFFLSLLTLSSSGTFVGFSYNARGITSAASLGRIVSFLELNKVSASHIRVFAADHRVLSTLSNFNVSADLYLDDSLVEKLTKSKPSAISWLKAQIVTFLPHVYSSIIVSGNNGLSKLLSALKSIHSVLSSFHVDNEVKVSVAFSLSFLENLNRTQEKDLRRILGFIKRTTSFVIVETSLDMDVELGMKDLFIQSMIQKVAVATSLLSPNDAPIVMIIKSLVIPGAKEVAEFGDRVSKSLENTKIRGQVAGLYAEVSSVEDFAEKELEREHEQIFPSSRREILRNFKTTLHDDIINPPTVFPTNPGSTPPVVTLLPDTPTPTIVTVPATNPVTVTPTNPVSTPLPFPNTTPVNVPPTNPSVNPPPPITNPVTTPAPITVPGAQPVSPVTTYPAPAGNVPVTAPVTNPVAPPATTNAPAIPGQSWCVARSGVMDTALQSALDYACGMGGADCSQIQQGGNCYNPNSLQNHASYAFNSYYQKNPVATSCDFGGTATTVNVNPNLHNIETGTGSCIYPSSSSSSSSSTPSLPATTTSPANPATTSPANPATTSPANPTTSPPAIGVPGAPPSVLNSSTNPASSFGFNTPPALNSSASKSATLQPFIGCAILVTSFVARTIILDN
- the LOC18098475 gene encoding nuclear envelope-associated protein 2, coding for MSVLERSSSTSTPVREIDPLLKDLNEKKLSFRKNVVSLAAELKGVRNRLASQEQSFAKETETRQEAENKAKIMEEEISRLQERMEERNGQLLASASTADKYLTELDRLRSQLAATQATADASAASAQSAQLQCLALIKELDAKNSSLKEHEERVTRLGEQLDNLQKDLQARESSQKQLKDEVTRIEHDIMKAISQAGDSKDCELRKLLDEVSPKNFEKMNKLLVVKDEEITKLKDEIRVMSAHWKLKTKELESQLEKQRRADQELKKRVLKLEFCLQEARAQTRKLQRMGERRDKAIKELRDQLAAKKQAISEANNDKQNFWETSSFKVVVSMSMLILVVFSKR
- the LOC18098463 gene encoding glucan endo-1,3-beta-glucosidase 12 isoform X2, which produces MMAKVASKGLFLFFLSLLTLSSSGTFVGFSYNARGITSAASLGRIVSFLELNKVSASHIRVFAADHRVLSTLSNFNVSADLYLDDSLVEKLTKSKPSAISWLKAQIVTFLPHVYSSIIVSGNNGLSKLLSALKSIHSVLSSFHVDNEVKVSVAFSLSFLENLNRTQEKDLRRILGFIKRTTSFVIVETSLDMDVELGMKDLFIQSMIQKVAVATSLLSPNDAPIVMIIKSLVIPGAKEVAEFGDRVSKSLENTKIRGQVAGLYAEVSSVEDFAEKELEREHEQIFPSSRREILRNFKTTLHDDIINPPTVFPTNPGSTPPVVTLLPDTPTPTIVTVPATNPVTVTPTNPVSTPLPFPNTTPVNVPPTNPSVNPPPPITNPVTTPAPITVPGAQPVSPVTTYPAPAGNVPVTAPVTNPVAPPATTNAPAIPGQSWCVARSGVMDTALQSALDYACGMGGADCSQIQQGGNCYNPNSLQNHASYAFNSYYQKNPVATSCDFGGTATTVNVNPSTGSCIYPSSSSSSSSSTPSLPATTTSPANPATTSPANPATTSPANPTTSPPAIGVPGAPPSVLNSSTNPASSFGFNTPPALNSSASKSATLQPFIGCAILVTSFVARTIILDN